The genomic stretch ACCCTAGGCTGTGCTAGGGCAACGGTTTACAAAGCGTTAGCAGGAAATCAGGAAGTAAATTGCAGCTAATCTTTGCGCCTGTATGGGACATTATATGACCACTCATAATCGGAAGATTTTTCTCCCTTAACATCCCTAATTGCACAGTACTTGTTGAAAGCGTCTTTTGCACTTTTATATGATTTATACATCTTGATTTTTGGGTTCCTGTAGCCTTCGATACTTTTTTTTGCCTCTAAGTAAGAGCGATAAATACCAGGTTGAAACCCCCTAAAAACTACAAACCACCCTCTGTTATTTAACTTCCTACGACGAGTAGGAACAACAATTAGACTCATTACTCTCTCCTAAAATCTAAGTCAGATATTTTGATATGGTCATTTGAAGTAATACGTATACCTCGATTTTGGACCTTAGGTTTCGAATGAGACTTCTGAATACAGACAGCCTCCATTTCGGATCTCAACTTCAAAATTAAAACCACTTGAGTAATATTCACTGGCTGTCATCCCATCATCAAAAGCAGAAAATAATGAAATTAATAAGCAGTTAAGGTTGGAATAAAAGAGCTGACCTTCATCATTAAAATCAGTTTGATATTCGAAAGCCACTATAGAGCCCCTATCGCCACCGCTATAAACTAATAAATGTGGAATTACTTCAATACTTTTAATTACTCTGAAATATTCTGAAGAGCTGTCCAAAACGCCACTGTGGAAGAGTCTGTTAACGTTAAACCGTGAAGTTCTACTTAGCTTAGGTAGTTTCATCACAGCCCAGCTAAGAAAACTCATAATGTCTCTTGGATCTGTGATTATTGACTTCTCGCGTTTACTGAAAAGTTTATGCCATCGTTCTCTATACTGTATCGTTGATTGCTCGGTACAAACTGGATTTACAGATTCAATTCGAATAATTAGCTCATTCATCTATCTTCCTCTTTTTAAGACTTATTTAAGATAGTTGATACTTTACCAAAGCTTTAAAACCGTTATTTTCAGTGCATTTACCGTCAATCATGCTCCCAAC from Pseudoalteromonas sp. UG3-2 encodes the following:
- a CDS encoding RNase H1/viroplasmin domain-containing protein, which gives rise to MSLIVVPTRRRKLNNRGWFVVFRGFQPGIYRSYLEAKKSIEGYRNPKIKMYKSYKSAKDAFNKYCAIRDVKGEKSSDYEWSYNVPYRRKD